Proteins from one Arthrobacter sp. Soc17.1.1.1 genomic window:
- the pgl gene encoding 6-phosphogluconolactonase, with product MSAEPKVSIHPSQASLAAAVAARLITRLVDVQSDRGTATVVLTGGSIGTAALQAVVESPAHTAVDWANVHFWWGDERFLRAEDPDRNAVQARAALLDRIAVDPVKIHEFGSKDEFPDEDAAAADYAEQLAAAARAELDADPEAAQADARLPRFDVLLLGVGPDAHVASLFPELAGIRTRGATTVGVPDAPKPPPQRISLTLEAINTAQEVWLSVSGSDKAGAVGLALAGAGHVQVPAAGARGLRKTLWLIDQDAAQKLPGRLIDHEDEPVG from the coding sequence GTGAGCGCTGAACCGAAAGTCAGCATCCATCCTTCCCAGGCCTCGCTCGCGGCGGCGGTGGCGGCACGGCTGATCACACGCCTCGTCGACGTGCAGAGCGACCGGGGCACGGCGACCGTCGTCCTCACGGGCGGTTCTATCGGCACGGCCGCCCTGCAGGCCGTCGTCGAGTCACCCGCGCACACCGCCGTGGACTGGGCCAACGTGCACTTCTGGTGGGGTGACGAGCGGTTCCTGCGCGCCGAGGACCCCGACCGCAACGCCGTCCAGGCGCGGGCGGCGCTCCTCGACCGGATCGCCGTCGACCCGGTGAAGATCCACGAGTTCGGGTCCAAGGACGAGTTCCCCGACGAGGACGCAGCGGCCGCGGACTACGCGGAGCAGCTGGCGGCCGCGGCGCGGGCCGAGCTCGACGCGGACCCGGAGGCGGCCCAGGCCGACGCCCGGCTCCCCCGGTTCGACGTGCTCCTCCTCGGTGTCGGCCCGGACGCGCACGTCGCGTCGCTGTTCCCCGAGCTGGCGGGCATCCGCACCAGGGGGGCGACGACGGTGGGCGTGCCGGACGCTCCGAAGCCGCCGCCGCAGCGCATCTCGCTGACCCTCGAGGCGATCAACACGGCACAGGAGGTGTGGCTGTCGGTCAGCGGTAGCGACAAGGCCGGCGCGGTGGGCCTCGCCCTCGCCGGTGCCGGCCACGTCCAGGTCCCTGCCGCCGGGGCCCGCGGCCTGAGGAAGACCCTGTGGCTGATCGACCAGGACGCCGCCCAGAAACTGCCCGGCCGCCTCATCGACCACGAGGACGAGCCGGTCGGCTGA
- a CDS encoding glucose-6-phosphate dehydrogenase assembly protein OpcA, translating to MIVDLPDTTTSRVSKELMAMRDRGGVVALGRVLTLVVITRSGYEEEAIDAANEASREHPCRIIVLAEGSADDETRLDAQIRVGGDAGASEVVVLRGYGDLSDENESLVSALLLPDAPIVAWWPHGVPDAASQTSIGGIAHRRITDSANEADPTAALFNISSTYAAGDTDLAWTRLTNWRIQLAAVLDQLEGNQPITAVTVEGASDSPSTVLLAAWLTKALDAPVTIVAGQAGTGLKRVRLTRSGGDIELHRPHKDVAELYQPDQPVQRISLPRRGLRDCLAEELRRLDPDEVFGEVITEGLARTNLRSVRTSER from the coding sequence TTGATCGTGGACCTGCCCGACACCACCACCTCGAGGGTGTCGAAGGAACTCATGGCCATGCGTGACCGTGGCGGCGTCGTCGCACTCGGCCGGGTGCTGACGCTCGTCGTCATCACCCGGTCCGGCTACGAGGAGGAGGCGATCGACGCCGCGAACGAGGCGAGCCGGGAGCACCCGTGCCGCATCATCGTCCTGGCCGAGGGCTCGGCCGACGACGAGACGCGGCTCGACGCGCAGATCCGGGTGGGCGGCGACGCCGGAGCCTCCGAGGTCGTGGTCCTCCGCGGCTACGGCGACCTCTCCGACGAGAACGAGTCGCTCGTGTCAGCCCTGCTCCTCCCGGATGCCCCGATCGTGGCCTGGTGGCCGCACGGCGTGCCGGACGCGGCGTCGCAGACCTCCATCGGAGGCATCGCCCACCGAAGGATCACCGATTCCGCCAACGAGGCCGATCCGACGGCGGCGCTGTTCAACATCAGCAGCACCTACGCGGCCGGTGACACGGACCTCGCCTGGACGCGCCTGACCAACTGGCGCATCCAGCTCGCCGCGGTCCTCGACCAGCTCGAGGGGAACCAGCCCATCACGGCCGTCACGGTCGAGGGTGCGTCCGACTCCCCCAGCACGGTGCTGCTCGCGGCGTGGCTGACGAAGGCCCTCGACGCCCCGGTCACCATCGTGGCCGGGCAGGCCGGGACGGGCCTGAAGCGGGTCCGCCTGACGCGGAGCGGAGGGGACATCGAGCTGCACCGTCCCCACAAGGACGTCGCCGAGCTCTACCAGCCGGACCAGCCCGTGCAGCGCATCTCGCTGCCCCGCCGCGGCCTGCGGGACTGCCTCGCGGAGGAGCTGAGGCGCCTCGACCCGGACGAGGTCTTCGGAGAAGTGATCACGGAGGGCCTGGCCCGGACCAATCTAAGGAGTGTGCGCACGAGTGAGCGCTGA
- the zwf gene encoding glucose-6-phosphate dehydrogenase, with amino-acid sequence MADSTGARNANPLRDPRDRRLSRIAGPSSLVLFGVTGDLARKKLMPAIYDLANRGLLPPSFGLVGFGRREWSDAEFVEQVRESVTQYARTPFNETVWEQLSAGIRFVTGNFDDDDAFKQLKECLDGLDQSRGTRGNAAFYLSIPPKAFEAVCQKLSEHGLAQPDDGQWRRVVIEKPFGHDLESARELNAIVEEVFPADAVFRIDHYLGKETVQNILALRFANQLFEPLWNANYVDHVQITMAEDIGIGSRAGYYDGVGAARDVIQNHLLQLLALTAMEEPISFDADHLRTEKEKVLAAVTLPADLSGRSARGQYEAGWQGGERVNGFLDEDGIPDDSTTESFAALRLDINTRRWAGVPFYLRAGKRLGRRVTEIAVVFKRAPNLLFRSHDDGDFGQNAVVIRVQPDEGVTIRFGSKVPGTQAEVRDVTMDFGYGHSFTESSPEAYERLILDVLLGEPPLFPRQQEVELSWKILDPFEEHWASLDGQPEPYVPGSWGPASADALLAADGRTWRRP; translated from the coding sequence GTGGCCGACAGCACCGGGGCGCGCAACGCCAACCCCCTGAGGGATCCGCGGGACCGGCGCCTGAGCCGCATCGCCGGGCCCTCCTCGCTCGTCCTGTTCGGGGTGACGGGAGACCTCGCCCGGAAGAAACTCATGCCCGCCATCTACGACCTCGCGAACCGGGGGCTCCTGCCGCCGAGCTTCGGCCTCGTCGGCTTCGGCCGCCGCGAGTGGAGCGACGCCGAGTTCGTGGAGCAGGTCCGCGAATCCGTCACGCAGTACGCACGGACGCCGTTCAACGAGACCGTCTGGGAGCAGCTCTCGGCGGGCATCCGCTTCGTCACGGGCAACTTCGACGACGACGACGCGTTCAAGCAGCTGAAGGAGTGCCTCGACGGGTTGGACCAGAGCAGGGGCACGCGCGGCAACGCCGCGTTCTACCTCTCGATCCCGCCCAAGGCCTTCGAGGCGGTGTGCCAGAAGCTCTCCGAGCACGGGCTCGCGCAGCCCGACGACGGCCAGTGGCGCCGCGTGGTGATCGAGAAGCCCTTCGGGCACGACCTCGAGTCCGCACGCGAGCTCAACGCGATCGTCGAGGAGGTCTTCCCTGCCGACGCCGTCTTCAGGATCGACCACTACCTCGGCAAGGAGACGGTCCAGAACATCCTGGCGCTGCGCTTCGCCAACCAGCTCTTCGAACCGCTGTGGAACGCCAACTACGTGGACCACGTCCAGATCACCATGGCGGAGGACATCGGGATCGGCAGCAGGGCCGGGTACTACGACGGCGTGGGCGCGGCCCGCGACGTCATCCAGAACCACCTGCTGCAGCTCCTCGCCCTCACGGCCATGGAGGAGCCCATCTCGTTCGACGCCGACCACCTGCGCACGGAGAAGGAGAAGGTCCTCGCGGCCGTCACCCTGCCCGCCGACCTCTCGGGGCGCTCGGCACGCGGACAGTACGAGGCCGGGTGGCAGGGCGGCGAGCGGGTCAACGGCTTCCTCGACGAGGACGGCATCCCGGACGACTCCACGACGGAGAGCTTCGCCGCGCTCCGTCTCGACATCAACACGCGACGCTGGGCCGGCGTGCCGTTCTACCTGCGGGCGGGCAAGCGTCTGGGGCGGCGCGTGACGGAGATCGCCGTCGTGTTCAAGCGCGCCCCCAACCTGCTGTTCCGCTCGCACGACGACGGGGACTTCGGCCAGAACGCCGTCGTGATCCGGGTCCAGCCCGACGAGGGCGTGACCATCCGGTTCGGCTCCAAGGTGCCGGGCACCCAGGCAGAGGTCCGCGACGTCACCATGGACTTCGGCTACGGCCACTCCTTCACCGAGTCCAGCCCCGAGGCCTACGAGCGGCTCATCCTCGACGTGCTCCTCGGGGAGCCGCCGCTCTTCCCCCGGCAGCAGGAGGTGGAGCTGTCCTGGAAGATCCTCGACCCGTTCGAGGAGCACTGGGCGTCCCTCGACGGCCAGCCCGAACCCTACGTACCGGGTAGCTGGGGGCCCGCCTCGGCGGACGCCCTGCTCGCCGCCGACGGACGCACCTGGAGGCGACCTTGA